From a single Phragmites australis chromosome 7, lpPhrAust1.1, whole genome shotgun sequence genomic region:
- the LOC133923553 gene encoding pachytene checkpoint protein 2 homolog, producing MSAPMEISFSPRPPSPDSACTTATPTSAVPAAAVSSSPQQAAVAPSPADDKVLVSVEVLLYATSAARHEDVQAAVERMLEDRSLSYVDGPVPIPADDPFLLENVKRIQICDTDEWVENHKVLLFWQVKPVVHVFQLSEEGPGEEPSEDDTLSSFNEWALPAREFDGLWESLLYEVGLKQRLLRYAASALLFTERGVDPCLVSWNRIILLHGPPGTGKTSLCKALAQKLSICFKSRYSMCQLIEVNAHSLFSKWFSESGKLVAKLFQKIHEMVEEESNLVFVLIDEVESLAAARQAAISGSEPSDSIRVVNALLTQMDKLKSWPNVIILTTSNITTAIDIAFVDRADIKAYVGPPTLQARYEILRSCIQELLRVGILTYPQGGSLPCILNYLTLKERKHSPEAAEPHGAVHLSSLLYEAAELCEGLSGRSLRKLPFLAHASAANPSSCDASAFMHTLIQTARREISESCG from the exons ATGAGCGCCCCAATGGAGATCTCCTTCTCCCCGCGCCCTCCCTCTCCGGACTCCGCGTGCACCACCGCCACCCCAACGTCGGCAGTGCCCGCCGCCGCGGTATCCTCCTCGCCGCAGCAGGCGGCGGTCGCTCCTTCCCCGGCCGACGACAAGGTCCTCGTGTCAG TTGAGGTGCTGCTGTACGCGACGAGCGCGGCTCGCCACGAGGACGTCCAAGCAGCAGTCGAGAG GATGCTAGAAGATCGAAGCTTAAGCTATGTTGACGGGCCTGTGCCGATTCCTGCTGATGATCCTTTTCTTCTTGAAAACGTCAAAAGGATCCAAATCTGTGACACTG ATGAGTGGGTTGAGAATCACAAGGTTTTGTTATTTTGGCAAGTCAAGCCTGTTGTGCATGTGTTCCAG CTGAGTGAAGAAGGTCCAGGTGAGGAACCAAGTGAGGATGATACACTCTCTAGCTTCAACGAGTGGGCTCTACCTGCCAGAGAATTTGACGGTTTGTGGGAAAG CTTACTATATGAAGTTGGTCTCAAGCAGAGGTTGCTGAGATATGCTGCCAGTGCTTTGCTTTTTACTGAAAGAGGTGTGGACCCATGTCTTGTTTCATGGAACCG GATTATACTTTTGCATGGTCCACCTGGAACAGGAAAGACGTCCTTGTGTAAAGCACTAGCGCAGAAACTTTCTATTTGCTTCAAGTCCAG GTATTCTATGTGTCAATTGATTGAAGTCAATGCTCATTCGTTGTTCAGCAAGTGGTTTTCTGAAAGTGGAAAACTG GTGGCCAAACTTTTCCAGAAGATCCATGAAATGGTGGAGGAAGAAAGCAACCTAGTATTTGTGTTGATAG ATGAAGTTGAAAGCCTCGCTGCTGCCAGACAGGCTGCCATATCTGGTTCTGAACCTTCAGACTCCATTAGG GTTGTAAATGCGCTGCTAACACAAATGGACAAACTGAAGTCTTGGCCAAACGTTATCATTTTGACAACATCAAATATCACCACAGCAATCG ATATTGCGTTTGTTGACAGGGCAGACATCAAGGCATATGTCGGACCCCCTACACTTCAAGCACGATATGAGATTTTGAGGTCATGCATACAGGAACTCTTAAGAGTCGGTATTCTTACATATCCTCAG GGCGGTAGTCTGCCATGTATTCTGAACTATTTGACCCTGAAGGAGAGGAAGCACTCTCCTGAGGCTGCAGAACCCCATGGTGCGGTTCATCTCTCAAGTTTACTCTATGAAGCTGCAGAACTGTGCGAG GGACTTAGCGGTCGATCATTGAGGAAACTCCCTTTCCTGGCACATGCTTCTGCTGCCAACCCTTCGTCCTGCGATGCTTCTGCTTTCATGCATACGTTGATACAGACTGCGCGAAGAGAGATCTCAGAGTCGTGTGGTTAA